A genomic window from Anguilla rostrata isolate EN2019 chromosome 14, ASM1855537v3, whole genome shotgun sequence includes:
- the ptges gene encoding prostaglandin E synthase isoform X2, whose product MVYIKCTLLILKMYILAIITGQQRLHRKAFCNPEDAMRHGGLQYHREDPDVERSRRAHRNDMENIFPFLFLGAVYSITEPTLLIARVHFQVFFLARIMHTVAYLFALKAPTRSVSYTIGQVSCLSMLVQILLTVGSHW is encoded by the exons ATGGTTtacattaaatg CACGCTTCTTATACTTAAAATGTACATCCTTGCAATTATTACGGGGCAACAACGACTTCATCGAAAG GCGTTCTGTAACCCTGAAGATGCCATGAGACACGGAGGACTTCAGTACCACAGAGAAGATCCCGATGTTGAGCGAAGTAGGAG ggCCCATCGAAATGACATGGAGAACATCTTCCCTTTCTTGTTTCTGGGTGCAGTGTATTCCATAACCGAACCCACTTTACTTATTGCCCGAGTTCATTTCCAAGTCTTCTTTCTTGCACGAATTATGCACACTGTTGCATATTTGTTTGCCCTGAAAGCCCCTACTCGCTCTGTTTCTTACACAATCGGCCAGGTGTCCTGCCTTTCCATGCTAGTGCAGATCCTCCTCACTGTGGGTTCACACTGGTGA
- the ptges gene encoding prostaglandin E synthase isoform X1, whose translation MVDNEVFACFVFYSTLLILKMYILAIITGQQRLHRKAFCNPEDAMRHGGLQYHREDPDVERSRRAHRNDMENIFPFLFLGAVYSITEPTLLIARVHFQVFFLARIMHTVAYLFALKAPTRSVSYTIGQVSCLSMLVQILLTVGSHW comes from the exons ATGGTGGATAATGAAGTTTTTGCGTGTTTCGTTTTCTACAGCACGCTTCTTATACTTAAAATGTACATCCTTGCAATTATTACGGGGCAACAACGACTTCATCGAAAG GCGTTCTGTAACCCTGAAGATGCCATGAGACACGGAGGACTTCAGTACCACAGAGAAGATCCCGATGTTGAGCGAAGTAGGAG ggCCCATCGAAATGACATGGAGAACATCTTCCCTTTCTTGTTTCTGGGTGCAGTGTATTCCATAACCGAACCCACTTTACTTATTGCCCGAGTTCATTTCCAAGTCTTCTTTCTTGCACGAATTATGCACACTGTTGCATATTTGTTTGCCCTGAAAGCCCCTACTCGCTCTGTTTCTTACACAATCGGCCAGGTGTCCTGCCTTTCCATGCTAGTGCAGATCCTCCTCACTGTGGGTTCACACTGGTGA